In Gammaproteobacteria bacterium, one genomic interval encodes:
- a CDS encoding sorbosone dehydrogenase family protein yields the protein MTSTHWLLPAFIGAALAGCGDMAQLPVDAGTGPEPELPPPQESLIPTVNIAPAKGWPEGGKPDAAAGLHVVAFADKLDHPRWLYVLPNGDVLVAETNAPPKPEDRSGIKGWVMKKVMGRAGAGVPSANRITLLRDTDGDGVADQRYAFLEGLNSPFGMALVGNDFYVANTDAVMRFAYETGANMISAPGTKLVDLPAGEINHHWTKNLIASADGDKLYVTTGSNSNVAENGMAVEQGRAAIWEVDVASGEHRLYASGLRNPNGLAWAPDGKLWTVVNERDELGSDLVPDYMTSVEDGGFYGWPYSYYGQHVDERVKPQKPERVASALVPDYALGPHTASLGLEWSDADWLPANYRNGMFIGQHGSWNRKPRSGYKVIFVPFEAARPAGKPVDILSGFVNDDGEAQGRPVGVALDRQGALLVADDVGNMIWRVTPSGG from the coding sequence ATGACATCGACACACTGGCTGCTGCCCGCATTCATCGGCGCCGCCCTGGCCGGCTGCGGCGACATGGCGCAATTGCCGGTCGACGCCGGCACTGGGCCGGAACCCGAACTGCCACCACCGCAAGAGTCGCTGATTCCGACCGTCAACATCGCGCCGGCCAAGGGCTGGCCCGAAGGTGGCAAGCCGGATGCTGCGGCCGGTCTGCATGTCGTGGCCTTCGCCGACAAGCTCGACCATCCGCGCTGGCTTTACGTTCTGCCCAACGGCGACGTGCTGGTGGCCGAAACCAACGCACCGCCCAAGCCCGAGGACCGCAGTGGCATCAAGGGCTGGGTCATGAAGAAAGTCATGGGCCGTGCCGGTGCCGGCGTGCCCAGCGCCAATCGCATCACCCTGCTGCGCGATACCGATGGCGACGGTGTGGCCGACCAGCGCTACGCCTTTCTCGAAGGCCTCAACTCACCGTTCGGCATGGCGCTGGTGGGCAACGATTTCTATGTCGCCAACACCGACGCCGTGATGCGCTTTGCCTATGAAACCGGCGCGAACATGATTTCCGCGCCGGGCACCAAGCTGGTCGATCTGCCGGCCGGCGAGATCAATCATCACTGGACCAAGAACCTCATCGCCAGCGCCGATGGCGACAAGCTCTACGTCACCACCGGCTCCAACAGCAATGTGGCCGAGAACGGCATGGCGGTCGAGCAGGGGCGCGCCGCGATCTGGGAAGTCGATGTGGCCAGTGGCGAGCATCGCCTCTACGCGAGCGGCCTGCGCAACCCCAACGGCCTCGCCTGGGCACCGGACGGCAAGCTCTGGACCGTGGTCAACGAACGCGACGAACTCGGCAGCGATCTGGTGCCGGACTACATGACCTCCGTCGAGGACGGCGGCTTCTACGGCTGGCCCTACAGCTACTACGGTCAGCATGTGGACGAACGCGTAAAGCCGCAGAAGCCGGAGCGGGTCGCCAGCGCCCTGGTGCCGGACTACGCACTGGGCCCGCATACCGCTTCGCTGGGGCTGGAATGGTCGGACGCCGACTGGCTGCCGGCGAACTACCGCAATGGCATGTTCATCGGCCAACATGGTTCCTGGAACCGCAAACCGCGCAGCGGCTACAAGGTGATCTTCGTACCGTTCGAAGCTGCCCGTCCCGCCGGCAAGCCGGTGGACATACTGAGCGGTTTCGTCAACGATGACGGAGAGGCGCAGGGCCGGCCCGTGGGTGTGGCCCTGGACCGCCAGGGTGCATTGCTGGTCGCGGACGATGTCGGCAACATGATCTGGCGGGTCACGCCCAGCGGCGGGTAA
- a CDS encoding OmpA family protein: MKLAGCCLTGAVLAFVTSTAMAEDPTSRFGSSSYLGALGGYTFADDDRADDIDHASGLQLFYGSFLGDAAWGYEISGGFDIYETDSTISVDYYRYTAGADLTYSFGDRDSFTPFLIGGIAADYNDVLPDDEDDWAFLANAGVGFVTGPLTKRGKIRFRGELRYVYDDFQSGYGEPRINLGIELPLLQEREAPPPQPQEAKVVEVPTGLLDSDGDGIIDDKDECPGTAAGVRVDGVGCALPKIIDLKGVTFEFNETRLRPDAETILDWAAGILKKYPDMQVEVAGHTDSLGSEEYNQKLSEGRAQAVHDYFVEHGIPAEQMSVHGYGESQPRDNNETEAGRERNRRVELRVLN, encoded by the coding sequence ATGAAACTAGCAGGATGCTGCCTAACGGGCGCCGTATTGGCGTTCGTCACTTCTACGGCCATGGCTGAAGACCCCACGTCTCGCTTCGGTTCGTCGAGCTATCTCGGCGCACTGGGCGGCTACACCTTTGCTGATGACGATCGAGCCGACGACATCGACCACGCCTCCGGCCTGCAGCTGTTCTACGGCAGCTTCCTCGGAGACGCTGCGTGGGGCTATGAAATCAGCGGCGGTTTCGACATCTATGAAACCGATTCGACCATCAGTGTCGACTACTACCGCTACACCGCAGGCGCCGACCTCACCTATTCGTTTGGCGACCGCGACAGCTTCACGCCGTTCCTGATTGGCGGTATCGCCGCCGACTACAACGACGTGCTGCCCGACGACGAGGATGACTGGGCGTTTCTCGCCAATGCCGGCGTCGGTTTCGTCACCGGTCCGCTCACCAAGCGAGGCAAGATCCGTTTCCGCGGTGAACTGCGTTACGTCTACGACGACTTCCAGAGCGGCTATGGCGAGCCCCGTATCAACCTCGGCATCGAATTGCCGCTGCTGCAGGAGCGTGAAGCGCCGCCGCCGCAGCCACAGGAGGCCAAGGTGGTCGAGGTGCCGACGGGTCTGCTCGACAGCGACGGCGATGGCATCATCGACGACAAGGATGAATGCCCCGGCACCGCGGCGGGGGTCCGCGTCGACGGCGTCGGTTGTGCCTTGCCGAAGATCATCGACCTCAAGGGCGTGACCTTCGAGTTCAACGAAACCCGTCTGCGTCCCGACGCCGAAACGATCCTCGACTGGGCCGCCGGCATTCTCAAGAAGTATCCGGACATGCAGGTCGAGGTCGCCGGCCATACCGACAGCCTCGGTTCCGAGGAATACAACCAGAAGCTGTCCGAAGGCCGCGCCCAGGCCGTGCACGACTACTTCGTCGAGCACGGCATCCCGGCCGAGCAGATGAGTGTCCACGGCTACGGAGAGTCCCAGCCGCGCGACAACAACGAAACCGAGGCCGGCCGCGAACGGAATCGCCGCGTCGAACTGCGCGTTCTGAACTGA
- a CDS encoding rRNA pseudouridine synthase: MDRRKAGTSRPPTAARKPAAAPRHGLARVLSKLGVCSRSQAQALIQEGRVRVDGRLIRNPERPTDSRSETISVDGNAVRAAQPVYLAMNKPRGLVVSADDERGRQTVYQLLDDPALPWLGPVGRLDKASEGLLLLSNDTVWAAGITDPVSSLEKTYHVQIAGLPDSELLRQMLSGVNDGSEALRARRVQLLRQGQRNTWLEVTLDEGRNRHIRRLLAALGFEVLRLLRVSIGSVALGQLAKGSWRHLEAEEVAALKPGQSRDR, encoded by the coding sequence ATGGACCGGCGCAAAGCCGGCACATCCCGGCCTCCGACCGCTGCACGCAAGCCTGCCGCCGCGCCGCGCCACGGTCTTGCGCGGGTGCTCTCCAAGCTGGGCGTGTGCTCGCGCAGCCAGGCGCAGGCCTTGATCCAGGAAGGGCGCGTACGGGTCGACGGGCGCCTGATACGCAACCCCGAACGTCCCACGGACAGTCGCAGCGAAACCATCAGCGTGGACGGCAACGCGGTACGCGCCGCGCAGCCGGTCTATCTTGCGATGAACAAGCCACGCGGGCTGGTGGTCAGCGCCGATGATGAACGCGGCCGCCAAACCGTCTATCAATTGCTCGACGATCCGGCCTTGCCCTGGCTCGGCCCGGTGGGCCGTCTGGATAAGGCCAGTGAAGGCCTGCTGCTGCTCAGCAATGACACGGTCTGGGCCGCCGGCATCACCGACCCGGTCTCGTCTTTGGAAAAGACCTACCACGTGCAGATCGCCGGGCTTCCTGACTCGGAACTGCTGCGGCAAATGTTATCCGGCGTGAACGACGGTTCGGAGGCGCTACGCGCACGTCGCGTCCAGCTGCTGCGTCAGGGTCAGCGCAACACCTGGCTCGAAGTCACGCTGGACGAAGGCCGCAACCGCCACATCCGCCGACTGTTGGCAGCGCTGGGCTTCGAGGTACTGCGTCTGCTGCGGGTATCCATCGGGTCGGTGGCGCTGGGCCAGCTGGCAAAGGGAAGCTGGCGACATCTTGAGGCTGAGGAAGTGGCCGCTCTGAAGCCGGGACAAAGCCGGGATCGGTGA
- a CDS encoding S41 family peptidase, with protein MIRSVRTPLAVAAGMFLGLSVALTHGVWADRQAAVQMSDEMGSLPVKDLQTFVEILNRVKADYVEEVSDEQLFESAIRGMLDGLDPHSAYLDAEEFREITISTSGKFGGLGIEVQMQDGFVRVVAPIDETPAARAGIQPGDLIVKIDDAPVKGLSLTDAVKKMRGDPGTKIKLMVVRQTEPQPLNVELTRDIIKVSSVRSRMLEGKLGYVRISTFASNTGQTLGTEIKKLQKEAGGELEGLILDLRNNPGGVLNAAVEVSDTFLDSGSIVSIKGREADAGREFNATAGDALGGKPLVVMVNTGSASASEIVAGALQDQHRAVLVGAKTFGKGSVQTILPLQNDSAIKLTTARYYTPSGRSIQAEGIEPDIKIRPLKVSEVEDNDLTPITEADLSRHLENPDSEDAENDGAADEAKPAVDSPEDLKALAENDYALYESLNLLKGLVISGRR; from the coding sequence ATGATCCGATCAGTACGCACGCCGCTCGCCGTTGCCGCGGGCATGTTCCTCGGCTTGTCGGTGGCACTCACGCACGGCGTGTGGGCCGACCGCCAGGCCGCCGTGCAGATGTCGGACGAGATGGGCTCGCTGCCGGTCAAGGATCTGCAGACCTTCGTCGAGATCCTCAATCGCGTGAAGGCGGACTACGTTGAAGAAGTGAGCGACGAGCAACTGTTCGAAAGCGCCATTCGCGGCATGCTCGACGGACTCGACCCGCATTCGGCCTATCTGGACGCGGAGGAATTCCGCGAGATCACGATCTCCACCTCGGGCAAGTTCGGCGGCCTCGGCATCGAAGTGCAGATGCAGGACGGCTTCGTGCGCGTGGTCGCGCCGATCGATGAAACCCCCGCCGCGCGTGCCGGCATCCAGCCAGGCGATCTCATCGTCAAGATCGACGATGCGCCGGTCAAGGGTCTGTCGCTGACCGACGCGGTGAAGAAAATGCGCGGCGACCCCGGTACCAAGATCAAGCTGATGGTGGTCCGCCAGACCGAACCGCAGCCGCTGAACGTGGAACTGACGCGCGACATCATCAAGGTGTCCAGCGTGCGCAGCCGCATGCTCGAAGGCAAGCTCGGCTACGTGCGCATCAGCACCTTCGCGTCCAACACCGGGCAGACCCTGGGCACCGAGATCAAGAAGTTGCAGAAGGAAGCCGGCGGCGAACTTGAAGGCCTGATTCTGGACCTGCGCAACAATCCGGGCGGTGTGCTCAACGCGGCCGTCGAAGTGTCGGATACCTTCCTGGACTCAGGCTCGATCGTCTCGATCAAGGGCCGTGAGGCTGATGCCGGCCGCGAATTCAACGCCACCGCGGGCGACGCCCTCGGCGGCAAGCCGCTGGTGGTGATGGTCAATACCGGCTCCGCATCGGCTTCCGAAATCGTCGCTGGCGCCTTGCAGGACCAGCACCGCGCCGTGCTGGTGGGCGCCAAGACCTTCGGCAAGGGTTCGGTGCAGACCATCCTTCCGCTGCAGAACGATTCCGCGATCAAACTGACCACGGCGCGTTACTACACGCCGTCCGGCCGCTCGATCCAGGCCGAAGGTATCGAGCCGGACATCAAGATCCGTCCGCTCAAGGTCAGCGAGGTCGAGGACAACGATCTGACGCCGATCACTGAGGCCGATCTGTCGCGCCATCTCGAAAATCCGGACAGCGAGGACGCCGAGAACGACGGAGCGGCCGATGAAGCCAAGCCCGCCGTCGATTCACCCGAGGACCTCAAAGCCCTCGCCGAGAACGACTACGCGCTGTACGAATCGCTGAACCTGCTCAAGGGTCTGGTTATCTCCGGCCGTCGCTGA
- a CDS encoding peptidoglycan DD-metalloendopeptidase family protein, producing the protein MMRRRNPALLLALMIGLGAGWGANAQDPQGLSERAAELGKVQRRIAEVEKTLARDRGNRDSEARELRAAQREVAAATAELNEIRARVQTQSDKVEAIRDRQHHETQRLAEQRHALGQQVRLAYQLGGQAQTRLLLNQEDPAELSRVSTWFDYLNRARAARIATIRQQLQVLLDLKATLVGELETLTALRDEQQSRVSELDRRRLESANELAALESKLRSRGQELSQLQADERELRKLIESLQDALADVPPDFPSDNRPFAEQRGELPWPVRGKLLARFGQSKADGKLKWNGVWIAADEKAPVRAVSAGRVAYVGWMHRYGLILVIEHGKGYFTLYGHNASVDKAAGETVRAGETIAQVGATGGQERPGLYFEIRKGSDPVDPQSWLGK; encoded by the coding sequence ATGATGCGCCGCCGAAACCCCGCTCTGCTGCTTGCCCTGATGATTGGCCTCGGTGCCGGCTGGGGTGCGAATGCCCAGGATCCCCAGGGCCTTTCCGAGCGTGCCGCGGAGCTCGGCAAGGTGCAGCGCCGCATCGCCGAGGTCGAAAAGACGCTGGCGCGCGATCGCGGTAACCGCGACAGTGAAGCGCGCGAATTGCGGGCAGCGCAGCGCGAAGTGGCGGCGGCAACCGCCGAGCTGAACGAAATCCGGGCGCGGGTGCAGACCCAATCCGACAAGGTCGAGGCGATCCGCGATCGTCAGCACCACGAAACGCAGCGTCTGGCCGAGCAGCGCCACGCATTGGGCCAGCAGGTCCGGCTTGCCTATCAGCTCGGTGGGCAGGCGCAGACGCGGCTCCTACTCAATCAGGAAGATCCGGCCGAACTGTCACGGGTGAGCACCTGGTTCGACTATCTCAATCGCGCCCGTGCCGCGCGTATCGCCACGATCCGTCAGCAACTGCAGGTCCTGCTCGACCTCAAGGCCACGCTGGTCGGCGAACTCGAAACCCTGACCGCCTTGCGTGACGAACAGCAGTCGCGCGTGTCCGAGCTGGACCGGCGTCGACTGGAAAGCGCCAATGAACTGGCGGCCCTGGAATCGAAGCTGCGCAGCCGGGGACAGGAACTGTCGCAACTCCAGGCCGACGAGCGCGAACTGCGCAAGCTCATCGAATCGCTGCAGGACGCACTGGCGGATGTCCCGCCCGATTTTCCGTCGGACAATCGGCCGTTCGCCGAACAGCGCGGTGAGTTGCCGTGGCCGGTGCGCGGCAAGCTGCTGGCCCGTTTCGGGCAATCCAAGGCCGATGGCAAGCTCAAATGGAACGGCGTCTGGATCGCCGCTGACGAAAAAGCGCCGGTCCGCGCCGTATCCGCCGGGCGCGTCGCCTATGTCGGCTGGATGCATCGTTACGGACTGATACTCGTGATCGAGCATGGCAAGGGCTACTTCACCCTGTATGGCCACAATGCCTCGGTCGACAAGGCCGCCGGAGAAACGGTGCGCGCCGGCGAGACCATCGCCCAGGTCGGTGCCACCGGTGGCCAGGAACGCCCCGGTCTGTACTTCGAGATTCGCAAGGGTTCCGACCCGGTCGATCCGCAAAGCTGGCTGGGAAAATGA
- a CDS encoding divergent polysaccharide deacetylase family protein, producing MRGQLELRASLLATLTLLGVLFAPSGQAEPAIAIIIDDIGYRRADGLRALALPGALAYAVLPFTPYGVEQAALARDKGSEVLLHLPLEAQSGVLHPAAIRIDDDRAALARRFRDAMLFLPDVDGINNHQGSLVTASRREMNWLMSEISALGGLYFVDSKTTSMSVAYGTARSAGVPSTQRDVFLDDAPGLEAAHRQFHRLIARAYKKGTALAIGHPHPQTLSVLEAELPRLADYGVRLVSPGELIREQNGLQTRPAEPLIKADAGSATPSAAPPPRLAR from the coding sequence GTGCGGGGGCAACTCGAGCTGCGGGCAAGCCTGCTGGCCACCTTGACGCTGCTCGGCGTGCTGTTCGCGCCGAGCGGCCAGGCCGAACCGGCGATCGCCATCATCATCGACGACATCGGCTACCGCCGCGCCGATGGCCTGCGTGCGCTGGCTCTGCCCGGGGCGCTGGCTTACGCGGTGCTGCCGTTCACGCCTTACGGCGTGGAGCAGGCCGCGCTGGCGCGCGACAAGGGTTCCGAAGTGCTGCTGCACCTGCCGCTGGAAGCGCAGAGCGGCGTGCTGCATCCGGCTGCGATCCGCATCGATGATGACCGTGCCGCGCTGGCGCGGCGTTTCCGTGACGCCATGCTGTTCCTGCCCGATGTCGACGGCATCAACAATCATCAGGGCAGCCTGGTCACAGCCAGCCGTCGCGAGATGAACTGGTTGATGTCGGAAATCAGCGCGCTCGGCGGTCTGTACTTTGTCGACAGCAAGACCACCTCGATGAGCGTGGCCTATGGCACGGCGCGCAGTGCCGGTGTGCCCAGCACGCAGCGTGATGTGTTTCTGGACGATGCGCCGGGCCTCGAAGCCGCGCATCGCCAGTTTCATCGCCTCATTGCACGCGCCTACAAGAAGGGCACGGCGCTGGCGATCGGCCATCCGCACCCGCAGACCCTGTCGGTGCTTGAGGCGGAGCTGCCGCGGCTTGCCGACTACGGTGTGCGCCTGGTTTCGCCCGGCGAACTGATCCGTGAACAGAACGGCTTGCAGACGAGGCCGGCCGAGCCGCTGATCAAGGCCGACGCCGGCTCCGCCACCCCATCAGCAGCCCCGCCGCCGCGACTGGCGCGCTGA
- the ubiB gene encoding ubiquinone biosynthesis regulatory protein kinase UbiB, with the protein MRGGRLGRLWQIHRIVHRYGLREFLDGKPRKTSTPRGERLRLALQELGPVFIKFGQALSTRPDIVPADIALELMKLQDQVPPFPGSEARAIIERALGKPVSELYAEFDETPMASASVAQVHAARLHPVTADDPGFEVVVKVIRPGIEKTIRGDIALMRTLAELATRFNQQAARLRPREIVAEFERIILDELDLMREGASCSQLRRNWLGSPLIYHPLVLWDYTKPDVLTMERIHGVSIRELAYLRELGVDFKKLSERGVEIFFKQVFRDNFFHADMHPGNIIVDASDPKDPRYLAIDFGIVGTLAPSDQRYLAENFLAFFNRDYRRIAELHLESGWIPSSTRVEDFEAAIRTISEPIFGRPIKDISFGFFLMRLFQVARRFDYQVQPQLVLLQKTLLQVEGLGRQLDPELDLWKSAKPIMDEWMRNRLGPAGMLERARAQLPTLAEVLPELATRALKQLDGSDAQRTQLALLALHAQMREGQRALRQAVVGTGLIIAAAIGFACAVTPWISAPVAAAGLLMGWRSRRRP; encoded by the coding sequence ATGAGGGGCGGTCGTCTCGGCCGGCTCTGGCAGATTCATCGCATCGTTCACCGCTACGGCCTGCGCGAATTTCTCGACGGCAAGCCGCGCAAGACCAGCACCCCACGCGGCGAACGCCTGCGTCTTGCGCTGCAGGAACTCGGCCCGGTGTTCATCAAATTCGGCCAGGCGCTGTCGACGCGGCCGGACATCGTGCCGGCGGACATCGCGCTGGAACTGATGAAACTGCAGGACCAGGTGCCGCCGTTTCCGGGCAGCGAGGCGCGCGCGATCATCGAACGCGCGCTCGGCAAGCCGGTTTCGGAGCTGTATGCCGAGTTCGACGAAACGCCGATGGCCTCGGCCTCGGTGGCGCAGGTTCACGCGGCGCGCCTGCATCCGGTCACCGCCGACGATCCCGGCTTCGAGGTCGTGGTCAAGGTCATTCGCCCGGGGATCGAAAAGACGATACGCGGTGACATCGCCCTCATGCGGACACTGGCCGAGCTGGCCACGCGATTCAATCAGCAAGCGGCCCGTCTGCGCCCGCGCGAGATCGTGGCCGAGTTCGAACGCATCATCCTCGACGAACTGGACCTGATGCGCGAAGGCGCCAGCTGTTCGCAGCTGCGCCGCAACTGGCTGGGCTCGCCGCTGATCTATCACCCGCTGGTGCTGTGGGACTACACCAAGCCGGACGTGCTGACGATGGAGCGCATCCACGGCGTTTCGATTCGGGAGCTTGCCTATCTGCGTGAACTGGGCGTGGACTTCAAGAAGCTGTCCGAACGTGGCGTCGAGATCTTCTTCAAACAGGTATTTCGCGACAATTTCTTTCACGCGGACATGCATCCCGGCAACATCATCGTCGATGCCTCGGACCCGAAGGATCCGCGCTATCTGGCGATCGACTTCGGCATCGTCGGCACGCTGGCGCCCTCGGATCAGCGCTATCTGGCCGAGAACTTCCTGGCCTTCTTCAATCGCGACTACCGGCGCATCGCCGAGCTGCATCTGGAATCGGGCTGGATCCCGTCGAGCACGCGTGTCGAGGATTTCGAGGCGGCGATCCGCACCATCAGCGAACCGATCTTCGGTCGGCCGATCAAGGACATCTCCTTCGGCTTTTTCCTGATGCGGCTGTTCCAGGTGGCGCGACGCTTCGACTATCAGGTGCAGCCGCAACTGGTGTTGCTGCAGAAGACCCTGTTGCAGGTCGAAGGCCTGGGTCGTCAGCTCGACCCGGAACTGGACCTGTGGAAATCGGCCAAGCCGATCATGGACGAGTGGATGCGCAACCGCCTGGGCCCGGCCGGCATGCTCGAACGCGCGCGCGCGCAGCTGCCGACGCTCGCCGAAGTGCTGCCGGAGCTGGCGACCCGTGCCCTGAAACAGCTCGATGGCAGCGATGCACAGCGTACCCAGCTCGCGCTGTTGGCACTGCATGCGCAGATGCGGGAAGGGCAGCGTGCGCTGCGTCAGGCCGTCGTCGGCACCGGCCTGATCATCGCGGCGGCGATCGGCTTCGCCTGCGCGGTCACGCCGTGGATCAGCGCGCCAGTCGCGGCGGCGGGGCTGCTGATGGGGTGGCGGAGCCGGCGTCGGCCTTGA
- a CDS encoding PHP domain-containing protein, with amino-acid sequence MSSLIDLHCHSTASDGRLRPAAVVQAASAAGVRVLALTDHDGVSGLPEAQTAAAEAGLHLLPGIELSTTWNRQGVHIVGLGIDPGASALNDCIAEVQARRRDRAETMAHKLEGFGLSNALQRAQTLAEGGLITRTHFARLLVESGISRDLGRAFKNLLGNGKPADVKIEWITLASAIEVIHAAGGCAVLAHPMKYKLSNTKLRQLFADFATLGGDAVEVCCGNTPSDETQFAAAQTRRFNLAGSVGSDFHDPGQTWIGLGRLPPLPVDITPVWERLPTQRAAIEAALA; translated from the coding sequence ATGTCCAGCCTCATTGATCTGCATTGCCACTCCACGGCATCCGACGGTCGTCTGCGTCCCGCCGCCGTGGTGCAGGCGGCATCCGCGGCCGGCGTCCGCGTGTTGGCGTTGACCGATCATGATGGTGTCTCCGGCCTGCCCGAAGCGCAGACCGCGGCGGCCGAAGCCGGCCTGCATCTGCTGCCCGGAATCGAACTGTCGACCACCTGGAACCGTCAAGGCGTGCACATCGTCGGACTGGGTATCGACCCCGGGGCATCCGCCTTGAATGACTGCATCGCCGAAGTGCAGGCGCGCCGCCGCGACCGCGCCGAAACGATGGCGCACAAGCTTGAAGGTTTTGGCCTGAGCAATGCTCTGCAGCGTGCGCAGACCCTGGCCGAAGGTGGACTGATCACGCGCACCCATTTCGCCCGGCTGTTGGTCGAATCCGGCATCAGCCGCGATCTCGGCCGGGCGTTCAAGAATCTGCTCGGCAATGGCAAGCCTGCGGATGTGAAGATCGAATGGATCACGCTGGCCAGCGCCATCGAGGTGATCCATGCGGCCGGCGGTTGCGCGGTATTGGCCCATCCGATGAAGTACAAGCTCAGCAACACCAAGCTCCGGCAACTGTTCGCCGACTTTGCCACGCTGGGCGGCGACGCCGTCGAAGTCTGTTGCGGAAACACGCCGAGCGACGAGACGCAGTTCGCCGCCGCGCAGACGCGTCGCTTCAATCTGGCCGGATCGGTGGGCTCGGACTTTCACGACCCCGGGCAGACCTGGATCGGTCTCGGTCGCTTGCCGCCCTTGCCGGTTGACATCACGCCGGTCTGGGAACGCCTGCCCACCCAGCGCGCCGCCATCGAAGCCGCGCTGGCCTGA
- the ubiE gene encoding bifunctional demethylmenaquinone methyltransferase/2-methoxy-6-polyprenyl-1,4-benzoquinol methylase UbiE produces MVDKPAGDRPGFTHFGYEQVPVTDKAKRVREVFSSVAAKYDLMNDLMSMGVHRVWKRFAIDLAGVRSGERVLDVAGGTGDLTAAFARAVGASGLAVLSDINAAMLEEGRSRLTDRGIVGNVPAVQANAECLPFADNSFDCISIGFGLRNVTDKDSALRSMLRTLKPGGRLLILEFSKPLNGGFAKLYDQYSFKVLPRLGRFIARDEDSYRYLAESIRMHPDQDTLKGMMEAAGFSRVQVYNLTGGVVAVHRGYKL; encoded by the coding sequence ATGGTTGATAAGCCCGCCGGGGACCGTCCCGGTTTCACGCACTTCGGTTACGAGCAGGTTCCGGTCACGGACAAGGCCAAGCGCGTACGCGAGGTGTTTTCGTCGGTTGCGGCCAAGTACGACCTGATGAACGACCTGATGTCCATGGGCGTGCATCGCGTCTGGAAGCGTTTCGCGATCGATCTGGCCGGCGTCCGTAGCGGCGAGCGCGTGCTCGATGTGGCCGGCGGTACCGGCGATCTCACGGCGGCGTTTGCCAGGGCCGTGGGCGCGAGCGGGCTGGCGGTGCTGTCCGACATCAACGCGGCGATGCTCGAGGAGGGACGTTCGCGCCTGACCGATCGCGGCATCGTCGGCAATGTACCGGCGGTGCAAGCCAATGCGGAATGCCTGCCGTTCGCCGACAACAGCTTCGACTGCATCAGCATCGGCTTCGGCCTGCGCAATGTCACGGACAAGGATTCTGCGCTGCGTTCGATGCTGCGCACGCTCAAGCCGGGGGGCCGCCTACTGATTCTGGAGTTCTCCAAGCCGCTCAATGGGGGTTTCGCCAAACTCTACGATCAGTATTCGTTCAAGGTGCTTCCGCGCCTGGGCCGCTTCATCGCGCGCGATGAGGATTCCTATCGCTATCTGGCGGAATCGATCCGCATGCACCCCGATCAGGACACGCTCAAGGGCATGATGGAAGCAGCGGGGTTTTCGCGCGTGCAGGTCTACAACCTGACCGGTGGCGTAGTCGCGGTGCATCGCGGCTACAAGCTATGA
- a CDS encoding SCP2 sterol-binding domain-containing protein, whose protein sequence is MSGAPGLACAALEVALNRHLQLEPEAVAECAKLRGRVLAIRMPVTNWIFHLEFLDNGLRVAPETERAPDATVSGELTAVLRLIGQQLRGEEALPTGLSVQGDAGLLAQMQRVFAKVGFDPEELAARVLGDVAAVRLVRTAKGLFGWGRQAASSLSLDTAEYLREESRDLVHRADIEHWGDGVERLRDDVERLAARLDRMDRKLSEPAA, encoded by the coding sequence ATGAGCGGGGCGCCCGGTCTGGCCTGCGCGGCGCTGGAAGTCGCGCTCAACCGTCATCTTCAGCTGGAACCCGAGGCCGTGGCCGAATGTGCAAAGCTGCGCGGCCGCGTGCTGGCGATCCGCATGCCGGTGACGAACTGGATCTTTCATCTGGAATTCCTCGACAACGGCCTGCGTGTGGCGCCGGAGACCGAACGCGCGCCGGATGCCACCGTATCCGGCGAACTGACGGCGGTACTGCGCCTGATCGGCCAGCAGCTGCGGGGCGAGGAAGCCCTGCCCACCGGCCTGTCGGTACAGGGTGATGCGGGACTACTGGCCCAGATGCAACGCGTGTTCGCGAAGGTCGGCTTCGACCCCGAGGAACTGGCGGCGCGTGTGCTTGGCGACGTGGCCGCGGTACGCCTGGTGCGAACGGCTAAGGGATTGTTCGGCTGGGGCCGGCAGGCGGCATCCAGCCTGTCCCTGGACACGGCGGAATACCTGCGCGAGGAAAGCCGCGATCTGGTGCACCGCGCCGACATCGAGCATTGGGGCGACGGCGTTGAGCGTTTGCGCGACGACGTGGAACGACTCGCGGCCCGCCTCGACCGGATGGATCGCAAGTTGTCGGAGCCCGCCGCATGA